From a single Rhizobium lusitanum genomic region:
- the mce gene encoding methylmalonyl-CoA epimerase: MLGRINHIAIAVPDIAAAAAIYRETLDAKVSEPQSLPEHGVTVVFVELPNSKVELVEPLGDASPLLKFLAKHPTGGMHHICYEVEDILAARNRLIAGGARVLGDGEPMIGAHGKPVLFLHPKDFFGTLIELEQV; the protein is encoded by the coding sequence ATGCTCGGACGCATCAATCATATTGCGATTGCCGTTCCCGATATTGCCGCCGCCGCCGCCATCTATCGCGAAACGCTTGATGCCAAGGTATCCGAGCCGCAGTCCTTGCCGGAGCATGGCGTCACCGTCGTTTTCGTCGAGCTGCCGAACAGCAAGGTCGAGCTTGTGGAACCGCTTGGCGATGCCTCGCCACTGTTGAAATTCCTTGCCAAGCATCCCACTGGCGGCATGCATCACATCTGCTACGAGGTGGAGGATATCCTGGCGGCGCGCAATCGGCTGATCGCAGGCGGCGCGCGGGTGCTGGGCGATGGTGAACCCATGATCGGCGCCCATGGCAAGCCGGTGCTCTTCCTGCATCCCAAGGACTTCTTCGGGACGCTCATCGAGCTCGAGCAAGTGTGA
- a CDS encoding DUF1467 family protein, with the protein MAQQIFSTCAVYFVVWWITLFAVLPFGLRTQAEDNHVILGTIESAPTKFRAARVVLITTLVSAVIYGAWYVSAHYFGFGFNSMPQIIPHYDD; encoded by the coding sequence ATGGCCCAGCAGATTTTCTCGACTTGCGCCGTCTATTTCGTGGTCTGGTGGATCACGCTTTTCGCCGTCCTGCCGTTTGGCCTGCGCACGCAAGCCGAGGACAATCATGTGATCCTCGGTACAATCGAAAGCGCACCGACGAAATTCCGGGCGGCGCGGGTGGTGCTGATCACGACGCTGGTATCCGCCGTGATCTATGGGGCATGGTATGTCAGCGCGCATTATTTCGGCTTCGGTTTTAACTCCATGCCGCAGATCATTCCGCACTACGACGACTAA